The following coding sequences are from one Streptomyces sp. NBC_01294 window:
- a CDS encoding nitroreductase family protein, translated as MSPDTQQWTPIHGQPYRPAPYRPERMVSAESLARAAELRARMDERRTVRHFSPDPVPEQVVRDAIACAATAPSGAHQQPWTFVLVKDPAVREQIRAAAEQEELISYDGRLGDEWLAALRPLGTDAVKTHLTDAPFLVVVFQQRHWLGPDGTKRKHYYVDESVGIAVGMLLSALHLSGLAALIHTPSPMRFLSHVLNRPANEKAFAVIPVGYPAADCEVPDLVRKSLDQVIVEV; from the coding sequence ATGTCGCCCGATACCCAGCAGTGGACCCCGATCCACGGCCAGCCGTACCGTCCCGCCCCCTACCGGCCCGAGCGGATGGTGAGCGCCGAATCGCTCGCGCGCGCCGCCGAGCTGCGGGCCCGCATGGACGAGCGGCGGACCGTACGCCACTTCTCCCCCGACCCGGTGCCCGAACAGGTGGTCCGGGACGCGATCGCGTGCGCGGCGACCGCCCCCTCCGGCGCCCACCAGCAGCCGTGGACCTTCGTCCTGGTCAAGGACCCGGCCGTACGGGAGCAGATCCGCGCCGCCGCCGAGCAGGAGGAGCTGATCTCCTACGACGGCCGCCTCGGCGACGAATGGCTGGCGGCCCTGCGCCCGCTCGGCACCGACGCCGTCAAGACCCACCTCACGGACGCCCCGTTCCTCGTCGTGGTCTTCCAGCAGCGCCACTGGCTCGGCCCGGACGGCACGAAGCGCAAGCACTACTACGTCGACGAGTCGGTCGGCATCGCGGTCGGCATGCTCCTGTCCGCCCTCCACCTGTCGGGCCTCGCCGCACTGATCCACACCCCGAGCCCGATGCGCTTCCTGAGCCACGTCCTGAACCGCCCGGCGAACGAGAAGGCCTTCGCGGTCATCCCGGTCGGCTACCCGGCCGCCGACTGCGAGGTCCCCGACCTGGTCCGCAAGTCCCTCGACCAGGTCATCGTGGAGGTCTAG
- the pruA gene encoding L-glutamate gamma-semialdehyde dehydrogenase, with protein sequence MDAVTQVPAPVNEPVHSYAPGTPERARLEVQLKQLSENPIDLPMTINGVKRMGGGERFDVVQPHDHKSVLGTFAHATEADAQEAIDAALAAAPAWRSMSFDDRAAIILRAAELLSGPWREKLAASTMLGQSKTAQQAEIDTPCELVDFWRFNVHFARQILAEQPVANSAGVWNRSDHRPLEGFVYAITPFNFTAIAGNLPTAPALMGNVVLWKPSPTQTHSAVLLMELLEEAGLPKGVINLVTGDGIAVSEVALNHPELAGIHFTGSTKTFQYLWKTVGNNIEKYKSYPRLVGETGGKDFVVAHPSADRAILKTALTRGSFEFQGQKCSASSRAYVPASIWNDGFKEAFAAEVDGIAMGDVRDLTNFIGAVIDERSFAKNKAAIDRAIADPTCEIVAGGTYDDSEGYFVRPTVIACTDPSSEVFTTEYFGPILAVHVYDDADYDAMLAQMESVSAYALTGSIIAADRYAAADAMEKLRFAAGNFYINDKSTGAVVGQQPFGGGRASGTNDKAGAATNLQRWTSTRSIKETLVAPTEYGYPHMG encoded by the coding sequence ATGGATGCTGTGACCCAGGTCCCCGCTCCGGTCAACGAGCCGGTCCACTCGTACGCCCCCGGCACCCCGGAGCGCGCGCGGCTCGAAGTGCAGCTCAAGCAGCTGTCCGAGAACCCGATCGACCTCCCGATGACGATCAACGGCGTCAAGCGGATGGGCGGCGGCGAGCGTTTCGACGTGGTCCAGCCGCACGACCACAAGTCGGTGCTCGGCACCTTCGCCCACGCCACCGAGGCCGACGCCCAGGAGGCCATCGACGCCGCCCTGGCCGCCGCCCCGGCCTGGCGCTCGATGTCCTTCGACGACCGCGCCGCGATCATCCTGCGCGCCGCCGAGCTGCTGTCCGGCCCGTGGCGCGAGAAGCTCGCCGCCTCGACCATGCTGGGCCAGTCGAAGACCGCGCAGCAGGCCGAGATCGACACCCCGTGCGAGCTCGTCGACTTCTGGCGCTTCAACGTCCACTTCGCCCGCCAGATCCTGGCCGAGCAGCCGGTCGCGAACTCCGCCGGCGTGTGGAACCGCAGCGACCACCGCCCGCTCGAGGGCTTCGTCTACGCGATCACGCCGTTCAACTTCACGGCCATCGCGGGCAACCTGCCGACCGCCCCCGCCCTCATGGGCAACGTGGTCCTGTGGAAGCCGTCCCCGACGCAGACCCACTCGGCGGTCCTCCTCATGGAGCTCCTGGAGGAGGCCGGCCTGCCCAAGGGCGTCATCAACCTGGTGACCGGCGACGGCATCGCCGTCTCCGAGGTGGCCCTGAACCACCCCGAGCTGGCCGGCATCCACTTCACCGGCTCGACCAAGACCTTCCAGTACCTGTGGAAGACGGTCGGCAACAACATCGAGAAGTACAAGTCCTACCCGCGCCTGGTCGGCGAGACCGGCGGCAAGGACTTCGTCGTCGCGCACCCGTCCGCGGACCGCGCGATCCTGAAGACCGCGCTGACCCGCGGCTCCTTCGAGTTCCAGGGCCAGAAGTGCTCGGCGTCCTCGCGCGCCTACGTCCCGGCCTCGATCTGGAACGACGGCTTCAAGGAGGCCTTCGCGGCCGAGGTCGACGGCATCGCCATGGGTGACGTCCGCGACCTGACCAACTTCATCGGCGCCGTCATCGACGAGCGTTCGTTCGCGAAGAACAAGGCCGCGATCGACCGTGCGATCGCCGACCCGACCTGCGAGATCGTCGCGGGCGGCACGTACGACGACTCGGAGGGCTACTTCGTCCGCCCGACCGTCATCGCCTGCACGGACCCTTCGAGCGAGGTCTTCACAACCGAGTACTTCGGCCCGATCCTCGCCGTGCACGTCTACGACGACGCCGACTACGACGCGATGCTGGCCCAGATGGAGTCCGTCTCGGCGTACGCCCTGACCGGCTCGATCATCGCGGCGGACCGGTACGCGGCGGCGGACGCGATGGAGAAGCTCCGCTTCGCGGCGGGCAACTTCTACATCAACGACAAGTCGACCGGCGCCGTGGTCGGCCAGCAGCCCTTCGGCGGCGGCCGCGCCTCTGGCACGAACGACAAGGCGGGCGCCGCGACCAACCTGCAGCGCTGGACCTCGACCCGCTCCATCAAGGAGACCCTGGTCGCGCCGACCGAGTACGGCTACCCCCACATGGGCTGA
- a CDS encoding proline dehydrogenase family protein, with amino-acid sequence MLGPVILAASRSDKMRRIVSAAPVTKPVVNRFIPGETVDQVIPIVEDLTRNGLEVTLDVVGEDITAVEQSYAARDAYLQLIGRLAALGLGEKAEMSVKLSMFGQALEGGHELALANVRPVVEAAAAIGTTVTLDAEDHTTLDSMFAIHEELRKDFPQTGCVIQAYLFRTEADARRLADAGSRVRIVKGAYKEPAEVAYQDKAEIDKAYVRILKILMDGEGYPMIGSHDPRLIAIGQELARKAGRKLDEYEFQMLYGIRSEEHLRLAAEGHRMRVYTAYGTDWYGYFMRRLAEKPANLLFFVRSMITKN; translated from the coding sequence GTGCTGGGTCCCGTGATCCTCGCCGCTTCGCGCAGCGACAAGATGCGCCGAATCGTCTCTGCCGCCCCGGTGACCAAGCCCGTGGTGAACCGGTTCATCCCCGGTGAGACGGTCGACCAGGTCATCCCGATCGTCGAGGACCTCACACGCAACGGCCTTGAGGTCACCCTCGACGTCGTGGGCGAGGACATCACCGCGGTGGAGCAGTCCTACGCCGCCCGTGACGCCTACCTCCAGCTCATTGGGCGTCTCGCGGCACTCGGCCTCGGCGAGAAGGCCGAGATGTCCGTCAAGCTGTCGATGTTCGGCCAGGCACTGGAGGGCGGCCACGAGCTGGCCCTCGCCAACGTCCGCCCGGTCGTCGAGGCCGCGGCCGCCATCGGCACCACCGTGACGCTCGACGCCGAGGACCACACCACCCTCGACTCGATGTTCGCCATCCACGAGGAGCTGCGGAAGGACTTCCCGCAGACCGGCTGCGTGATCCAGGCCTACCTCTTCCGCACGGAGGCCGACGCCCGCCGCCTGGCCGACGCCGGCAGCCGCGTCCGGATCGTGAAGGGCGCCTACAAGGAGCCCGCCGAGGTCGCGTACCAGGACAAGGCGGAGATCGACAAGGCGTACGTCCGGATCCTGAAAATCCTCATGGACGGCGAGGGCTACCCGATGATCGGGTCCCACGACCCGCGTCTCATCGCCATCGGCCAGGAGCTCGCCCGCAAGGCCGGGCGCAAGCTGGACGAGTACGAGTTCCAGATGCTGTACGGCATCCGCAGCGAGGAGCACCTGCGACTCGCCGCCGAGGGCCACCGGATGCGCGTCTACACCGCGTACGGGACGGACTGGTACGGCTACTTCATGCGCCGCCTCGCGGAGAAGCCGGCCAACCTCCTCTTCTTCGTCCGCTCGATGATCACCAAGAACTAG
- a CDS encoding PucR family transcriptional regulator yields the protein MKGDYQDLVDEISALLGAPATLENRDFRLIAFGAHDSDSDSGELTLDPVRTRSILTRQSTAAVRSWFEGFGIARATGPVRIPAAPDAGVFRGRICLPVRYRGIVQGYVWLLDQEPGHPGPEPAALAAAMEVAERIGVLLAEEAKAGADLSREFLAVLTAARGWQQEMAVAALRVALGPGGDGLHAAVCVAPWTGEAPASVPGAAAVCVVPGRGGAGAATGPGTGHGAGPARAPALAVLLRLRSTDALGPALTAAMAKLLPRTADPAGTTGAGPSGGAAGGAPAGASSGAAAAASGKSPGGASGKSPGGASAAASGGKSSARSSAGVPAGASGKSSGGASAAAAPARSPAGSAVATASAGHRMTAGVADPVRGLAELPAAWEQAVAAARAAVAQPRLGPVAQWSAIGPYRLLATLAADPVDDPAARTLLTPAHRELARTAEVFLDCAGQAGRAAAALGIHRQTLYYRLARVEQLTGLDLDEGEDRLLLHMVLKASRLA from the coding sequence GTGAAGGGCGATTACCAGGACCTGGTGGACGAGATCTCGGCGCTGCTCGGCGCCCCGGCGACCCTGGAGAACCGGGACTTCCGCCTGATCGCCTTCGGCGCGCACGACAGCGACAGCGATTCCGGCGAGCTCACGCTGGACCCGGTACGGACCCGCTCGATCCTGACGCGGCAGTCGACGGCGGCGGTCCGCTCCTGGTTCGAGGGCTTCGGCATCGCCCGCGCCACCGGGCCCGTGCGGATCCCGGCGGCGCCCGACGCGGGGGTGTTCCGCGGACGGATCTGCCTCCCGGTGCGGTACCGGGGCATCGTCCAGGGCTACGTGTGGCTCCTCGACCAGGAGCCCGGCCATCCCGGCCCCGAGCCGGCGGCGCTGGCCGCGGCCATGGAGGTGGCCGAGCGGATCGGGGTGCTGCTCGCCGAGGAGGCGAAGGCGGGGGCCGACCTGTCCCGGGAGTTCCTGGCGGTGCTCACGGCCGCGCGGGGCTGGCAGCAGGAGATGGCGGTGGCCGCGCTGCGGGTCGCCCTCGGCCCGGGCGGGGACGGGCTGCACGCGGCGGTCTGCGTGGCGCCGTGGACCGGGGAGGCCCCGGCGTCGGTGCCGGGCGCGGCCGCGGTGTGCGTCGTACCGGGGCGGGGCGGGGCGGGCGCCGCCACCGGTCCGGGGACGGGGCACGGAGCGGGGCCTGCGCGCGCCCCGGCGCTGGCGGTCCTGCTCCGGCTGCGCTCGACGGACGCGCTGGGCCCGGCCCTGACGGCGGCGATGGCCAAGCTGCTGCCGCGCACGGCGGACCCAGCGGGCACGACCGGCGCCGGACCTTCGGGCGGGGCCGCGGGCGGGGCACCGGCGGGGGCATCGAGCGGGGCGGCCGCCGCGGCATCGGGCAAGTCCCCTGGCGGAGCCTCTGGCAAGTCGCCCGGCGGGGCCTCGGCCGCGGCATCGGGCGGCAAGTCGTCGGCCAGGTCCTCTGCCGGGGTACCCGCCGGGGCATCGGGCAAGTCCTCCGGCGGAGCCTCGGCCGCCGCCGCGCCGGCCAGGTCGCCGGCCGGGAGCGCCGTGGCCACGGCGTCCGCCGGCCACCGGATGACCGCCGGCGTCGCCGACCCCGTCCGGGGCCTCGCGGAGCTGCCCGCCGCCTGGGAGCAGGCCGTCGCCGCGGCCCGGGCGGCCGTCGCCCAGCCCCGGCTCGGCCCGGTCGCCCAGTGGTCGGCGATCGGCCCGTACCGGCTGTTGGCGACCCTCGCCGCCGACCCGGTGGACGACCCGGCGGCCCGCACCCTGCTGACCCCGGCCCACCGCGAACTCGCCCGTACCGCCGAGGTGTTCCTGGACTGCGCCGGCCAGGCGGGCCGGGCGGCGGCCGCCCTGGGCATCCACCGCCAGACCCTCTACTACCGCCTCGCCCGGGTGGAGCAGCTGACCGGCCTCGACCTGGACGAGGGCGAGGACCGCCTGCTGCTCCACATGGTCCTCAAGGCCTCCCGCCTCGCCTGA
- a CDS encoding alcohol dehydrogenase catalytic domain-containing protein produces the protein MRIRGTDSAGRVEGLGKDVTRLRPGDAVFGEAEGAFAAYVCAPADMVEAKPADLTFEQAASVPLAGNTALMGLRDLGRVRPVRRVLVNGASGWVGTFAVQIAEALGAEVTAVCGTRNVDLVRSLDAGHVVDCSRDGAC, from the coding sequence GTGCGGATACGCGGCACGGACTCCGCCGGCCGGGTGGAAGGGCTGGGCAAGGACGTCACGCGACTGCGCCCCGGTGACGCGGTGTTCGGGGAGGCCGAGGGAGCGTTCGCCGCGTACGTGTGCGCCCCGGCCGACATGGTGGAGGCGAAGCCCGCCGACCTGACGTTCGAGCAGGCGGCCTCGGTCCCGCTCGCGGGGAACACCGCCCTCATGGGCCTGCGCGACCTGGGGCGCGTGCGGCCGGTACGGCGGGTCCTGGTCAACGGCGCGTCAGGCTGGGTGGGGACGTTCGCCGTCCAGATCGCCGAGGCGCTCGGCGCGGAGGTGACCGCCGTGTGCGGGACGAGGAACGTGGACCTGGTCCGGTCGCTCGACGCCGGCCACGTCGTCGACTGCTCCCGGGACGGCGCGTGCTGA
- a CDS encoding TetR/AcrR family transcriptional regulator: protein MGHREDLLEGAKKCLVEKGFVRTTARDIVSASGTNLASIGYHYGSKDALLAQAFIALMEEWGDVFQAGVTGEGGSLERFRQVWEGVVAQHEESGPAWAASIEIALSGDRLPALRALLAASQAEGRRGLVSMLTGIPEDRIDERQVRTLGAFYQALLNGLMIQWVFDPESAATAEELTEGMRRAAEAMMRPKGAEG from the coding sequence ATGGGACATCGCGAAGATCTGCTCGAAGGCGCCAAGAAGTGCCTGGTCGAGAAGGGGTTCGTGCGCACCACCGCGCGCGACATCGTCAGCGCCTCGGGGACGAACCTGGCGTCCATCGGTTACCACTACGGATCGAAGGACGCCCTGCTCGCCCAGGCCTTCATCGCGTTGATGGAGGAGTGGGGCGATGTCTTCCAGGCCGGAGTGACCGGGGAGGGCGGCTCGCTGGAGCGGTTCCGCCAGGTCTGGGAGGGCGTCGTCGCCCAGCACGAGGAATCGGGCCCTGCCTGGGCGGCCAGCATCGAGATCGCGCTGAGCGGGGACCGGCTCCCGGCGCTGCGGGCCCTGCTCGCGGCCTCGCAGGCCGAGGGGCGCCGGGGCCTGGTCTCGATGCTGACCGGCATCCCGGAGGACCGGATCGACGAGCGGCAGGTGCGCACGCTGGGCGCCTTCTACCAGGCGCTGCTGAACGGCCTGATGATCCAGTGGGTGTTCGATCCGGAGTCGGCCGCCACGGCGGAGGAACTCACCGAGGGCATGCGCCGGGCCGCCGAGGCGATGATGCGCCCGAAGGGCGCCGAGGGCTGA
- a CDS encoding MFS transporter — MTNPAATPRRAGRREWTAFTVLLLPLLLVSMDVSVLYFAIPAITEQLEPSATQQLWIFDSYAFALSGLLITMGSLGDRIGRRKLLLIGAAAFGLASVGAAYATSAEMLIAARVLLGIGGATLMPSTLALVRNLFHDPGQRSRAIAIWSGAMTGGIALGSVLSGVMLNHFSWGSVFLVNVPAMLLLLVLVPVLVPEFKDPAPGRFDLLGVPLSMAAVLPVVYGLKEIAADGFEPLYLGCLAVGLAFGYVFVRRLRTRDDAMVSRTLFRGRGFGAGIGLNTIAAFAMMGSAYFTTQYLQSVLGMRPLEAALWSLAPSLVIGAAAPVGAALAQKVDRAYVIAGGFALAAAGFALVGLVGTDSLWLLLTGAAVLASGIVTVMALVSDMALASAPAEKAGSAASLLETGQEFGGALGMALLGSLSTAVYRGDLADSEPAVRETLGGAVATAHRIGGAAGEEVLALAREAFVHGMQYAAWGGTALLLGAAVLAAALMRGIEAPAPAAADPAGASGARVQEATYN, encoded by the coding sequence ATGACGAACCCCGCCGCCACACCGCGCCGCGCCGGCCGCCGCGAATGGACCGCGTTCACGGTCCTGTTGCTGCCCCTGCTCCTGGTCTCGATGGACGTCTCGGTCCTCTACTTCGCCATCCCCGCGATCACCGAGCAGCTCGAACCGAGCGCCACCCAGCAGCTCTGGATCTTCGACAGCTACGCCTTCGCCCTCTCCGGCCTGCTGATCACGATGGGCTCGCTGGGCGACCGGATCGGCCGCCGCAAGCTGTTGCTGATCGGTGCGGCCGCCTTCGGCCTCGCCTCGGTCGGCGCCGCGTACGCCACCAGCGCCGAGATGCTCATCGCGGCCCGCGTGCTCCTCGGCATCGGCGGCGCCACCCTGATGCCCTCCACGCTGGCCCTCGTCCGCAACCTCTTCCACGACCCCGGGCAGCGCAGCCGGGCCATCGCCATCTGGTCCGGGGCCATGACCGGCGGAATCGCCCTCGGCTCCGTCCTCAGCGGTGTGATGCTGAACCACTTCTCCTGGGGCTCGGTCTTCCTCGTCAACGTGCCCGCGATGCTGCTCCTGCTGGTCCTGGTCCCCGTGCTGGTCCCGGAGTTCAAGGACCCGGCCCCCGGCCGCTTCGACCTGCTGGGGGTCCCGCTGTCCATGGCCGCCGTACTGCCGGTCGTCTACGGACTCAAGGAGATCGCCGCCGACGGCTTCGAACCGCTCTACCTGGGCTGCCTCGCCGTCGGCCTGGCCTTCGGATACGTCTTCGTCCGCCGCCTGCGCACCCGTGACGACGCCATGGTGAGCCGGACGCTGTTCCGGGGCCGCGGTTTCGGCGCGGGCATCGGGCTCAACACGATCGCCGCCTTCGCCATGATGGGCTCGGCCTACTTCACCACCCAGTACCTCCAGTCGGTGCTCGGGATGCGCCCCCTGGAAGCAGCCCTGTGGAGCCTCGCCCCCTCGCTCGTCATCGGCGCCGCGGCCCCGGTCGGCGCGGCCCTGGCCCAGAAGGTGGACCGGGCCTACGTGATCGCCGGCGGGTTCGCCCTCGCCGCCGCCGGGTTCGCGCTGGTCGGCCTGGTCGGGACCGACTCCCTGTGGCTGCTGCTGACCGGCGCCGCGGTGCTGGCCTCGGGCATCGTCACCGTGATGGCCCTGGTGTCCGACATGGCTCTGGCCTCGGCCCCCGCCGAGAAGGCCGGTTCCGCCGCCTCGCTGCTGGAGACCGGCCAGGAGTTCGGCGGCGCGCTCGGGATGGCCCTGCTGGGCAGCCTGAGCACCGCCGTCTACCGCGGTGACCTGGCGGACTCCGAGCCCGCGGTGCGGGAGACCCTGGGCGGGGCCGTCGCCACCGCCCACCGGATCGGCGGGGCGGCCGGCGAAGAGGTACTGGCCCTGGCCCGGGAGGCCTTCGTCCACGGCATGCAGTACGCGGCCTGGGGCGGTACGGCGCTGCTGCTCGGTGCGGCCGTGCTCGCCGCGGCCCTGATGCGGGGGATCGAAGCCCCGGCCCCGGCCGCGGCGGATCCGGCCGGCGCTTCCGGGGCCCGCGTCCAGGAGGCGACGTACAACTGA
- the serA gene encoding phosphoglycerate dehydrogenase: MSSKPVVLIAEELSPATVDALGPDFEIRHVNGADRAELLPAIVDVDAILVRSATKVDAEAIAAAKKLRVVARAGVGLDNVDVSAATKAGVMVVNAPTSNIVTAAELACGLLVATARNIPQANTALKNGEWKRNKYTGVELSEKTLGVVGLGRIGVLVAQRMSAFGMKIVAYDPYVQPARAAQMGVKMLTLDELLEVADFITVHLPKTPETLGLIGDEALHKVKPSVRIVNAARGGIVDEAALYTAIKEGRVAGAGLDVYAKEPCTDSPLFELDQVVCTPHLGASTDEAQEKAGVSVAKSVRLALAGELVPDAVNVQGGVIAEDVRPGLPLAEKLGRIFTALAGEVAVRLDVEVYGEITQHDVKVLELSALKGVFEDVVDETVSYVNAPLFAQERGVEVRLTTSSESPDHRNVVTVRGTLSDGQEVSVSGTLAGPKHLQKIVGIGEYDVDLALADYMVVLRYTDRPGVVGTVGRVLGEAGLNIAGMQVARAEEHGEALAVLTVDAEVPGDVLADISAEIGAVSARTVSLG; the protein is encoded by the coding sequence GTGAGCTCGAAACCTGTCGTACTCATCGCCGAAGAGCTGTCGCCCGCCACGGTGGACGCACTCGGTCCGGACTTCGAGATCCGGCACGTCAACGGAGCCGACCGCGCGGAGCTGCTGCCCGCGATCGTCGACGTCGACGCGATCCTCGTCCGCTCTGCCACCAAGGTCGACGCCGAGGCCATCGCCGCGGCGAAGAAGCTGAGGGTCGTCGCGCGCGCCGGCGTCGGTCTGGACAACGTCGACGTCTCCGCCGCCACCAAGGCCGGCGTGATGGTCGTCAACGCCCCGACCTCGAACATCGTGACCGCGGCGGAGCTCGCCTGCGGCCTGCTCGTCGCCACCGCCCGCAACATCCCGCAGGCCAACACCGCCCTGAAGAACGGTGAGTGGAAGCGGAACAAGTACACGGGTGTCGAGCTCAGCGAGAAGACCCTCGGCGTCGTCGGCCTCGGCCGCATCGGCGTCCTGGTCGCGCAGCGCATGTCGGCCTTCGGCATGAAGATCGTCGCGTACGACCCCTACGTACAGCCCGCGCGCGCCGCCCAGATGGGCGTCAAGATGCTGACGCTGGACGAGCTCCTGGAGGTCGCCGACTTCATCACCGTGCACCTGCCCAAGACCCCCGAGACCCTCGGTCTCATCGGGGACGAGGCCCTGCACAAGGTGAAGCCGTCCGTCCGGATCGTCAACGCCGCCCGCGGCGGGATCGTCGACGAGGCCGCCCTGTACACGGCCATCAAGGAGGGCCGCGTCGCCGGCGCCGGCCTCGACGTGTACGCCAAGGAGCCCTGCACGGACTCCCCGCTCTTCGAGCTCGACCAGGTCGTCTGCACCCCGCACCTCGGCGCGTCCACGGACGAGGCCCAGGAGAAGGCCGGTGTCTCGGTCGCCAAGTCGGTGCGCCTCGCGCTCGCCGGCGAGCTCGTGCCGGACGCGGTCAACGTCCAGGGCGGCGTCATCGCCGAGGACGTCCGTCCGGGCCTGCCGCTCGCCGAGAAGCTCGGCCGCATCTTCACCGCCCTCGCGGGCGAGGTCGCGGTCCGCCTCGACGTCGAGGTCTACGGCGAGATCACCCAGCACGACGTCAAGGTGCTCGAACTCTCCGCGCTCAAGGGAGTCTTCGAGGACGTCGTCGACGAGACGGTCTCCTACGTCAACGCCCCGCTGTTCGCACAGGAGCGCGGTGTCGAGGTACGCCTGACCACCAGCTCGGAGTCCCCGGACCACCGCAACGTCGTGACCGTGCGCGGCACCCTGTCGGACGGTCAGGAGGTCTCGGTCTCCGGCACGCTCGCGGGCCCGAAGCACCTTCAGAAGATCGTCGGCATCGGCGAGTACGACGTGGACCTGGCGCTCGCCGACTACATGGTCGTGCTGCGCTACACCGACCGACCCGGCGTCGTCGGCACCGTCGGCCGCGTCCTCGGCGAGGCCGGTCTGAACATCGCGGGCATGCAGGTCGCCCGCGCGGAGGAGCACGGCGAGGCGCTCGCCGTCCTCACCGTCGACGCCGAGGTGCCGGGAGACGTCCTCGCGGACATCTCCGCCGAGATCGGCGCCGTGTCCGCGCGTACGGTCAGCCTCGGCTAG
- the ilvC gene encoding ketol-acid reductoisomerase, whose product MAELFYENDADLSIIQGRKVAVIGYGSQGHAHALSLRDSGVDVVVGLKEGSKSKAKAEEQGLKVVPVAEAAAWANVIMILTPDPLQAEIYEESIKEHLEEGDALFFGHGFNVRYGFIKPPANVDVALVAPKGPGHLVRRQYEEGRGVPCIAAVEQDFTGSAFALALSYAAGIGGTRAGVIKTTFTEETETDLFGEQAVLCGGASALVKAGFETLTEAGYQPEIAYFECLHELKLIVDLMYEGGLEKMRWSVSETAEWGDYITGPRVITDATKAEMKKVLAEIQSGEFANTWMAEYKAGLPKYNEYKKADEEHLLETTGKKLRKLMSWVDSDES is encoded by the coding sequence GTGGCCGAGCTGTTCTACGAGAACGACGCCGACCTGTCCATCATCCAGGGCCGCAAGGTCGCGGTCATCGGTTACGGCAGCCAGGGCCACGCCCACGCGCTGTCGCTCCGTGACTCCGGCGTCGACGTCGTCGTCGGCCTGAAGGAGGGCTCGAAGTCCAAGGCCAAGGCCGAGGAGCAGGGCCTGAAGGTCGTCCCCGTGGCCGAGGCCGCCGCATGGGCGAACGTCATCATGATCCTGACCCCGGACCCGCTGCAGGCCGAGATCTACGAGGAGTCCATCAAGGAGCACCTCGAGGAGGGCGACGCGCTCTTCTTCGGTCACGGCTTCAACGTCCGCTACGGCTTCATCAAGCCCCCGGCCAACGTGGACGTCGCCCTGGTCGCCCCGAAGGGCCCGGGGCACCTGGTCCGCCGCCAGTACGAGGAAGGCCGCGGCGTGCCCTGCATCGCGGCCGTCGAGCAGGACTTCACCGGCAGCGCCTTCGCGCTGGCGCTCTCGTACGCGGCCGGCATCGGCGGCACCCGCGCCGGCGTCATCAAGACCACCTTCACCGAGGAGACCGAGACCGACCTGTTTGGTGAGCAGGCCGTCCTCTGCGGTGGTGCGTCCGCGCTGGTCAAGGCCGGTTTCGAGACCCTGACCGAGGCCGGCTACCAGCCGGAGATCGCGTACTTCGAGTGCCTGCACGAGCTGAAGCTCATCGTGGACCTCATGTACGAGGGCGGCCTGGAGAAGATGCGCTGGTCGGTCTCCGAGACCGCCGAGTGGGGCGACTACATCACCGGCCCCCGCGTCATCACCGACGCCACCAAGGCCGAGATGAAGAAGGTCCTCGCGGAGATCCAGAGCGGCGAGTTCGCCAACACCTGGATGGCCGAGTACAAGGCCGGTCTGCCGAAGTACAACGAGTACAAGAAGGCCGACGAGGAGCACCTGCTCGAGACCACCGGCAAGAAGCTGCGCAAGCTGATGAGCTGGGTCGACAGCGACGAGAGCTGA
- the ilvN gene encoding acetolactate synthase small subunit: protein MSKHTLSVLVENTPGILARIAALFSRRGFNIDSLAVGVTEHPDISRITIVVNVEDLPLEQVTKQLNKLVNVLKIVELESHNAIERELVLVKVRADNETRSQIVEIVQLFRAKTVDVSPEAVTIEATGGTDKLGAMLKMLEPFGIKELVQSGTIAIGRGGRSITDRSLRALDRSA, encoded by the coding sequence ATGTCCAAGCACACGCTCTCCGTCCTGGTCGAGAACACGCCCGGCATCCTCGCCCGGATCGCCGCGCTGTTCTCCCGCCGCGGGTTCAACATCGACTCCCTCGCGGTCGGTGTCACCGAGCACCCCGACATCTCCCGCATCACCATCGTCGTGAACGTCGAGGACCTCCCGCTGGAGCAGGTGACCAAGCAGCTGAACAAGCTGGTCAACGTGCTCAAGATCGTCGAGCTGGAGTCCCACAACGCCATCGAGCGTGAACTCGTCCTGGTGAAGGTCCGCGCCGACAACGAGACCCGGTCGCAGATCGTCGAGATCGTCCAGCTGTTCCGCGCCAAGACGGTCGACGTCTCCCCGGAGGCCGTCACCATCGAGGCCACCGGCGGTACCGACAAGCTCGGCGCGATGCTCAAGATGCTGGAGCCCTTCGGCATCAAGGAGCTCGTGCAGTCCGGAACGATCGCCATAGGGCGTGGCGGCCGGTCCATCACGGACCGCAGTCTGCGCGCGCTCGACCGCAGCGCCTGA